GCTGGTGGAAATTCGCAGTCAGGAATCCCTGTGCCGGGAGCGTGCCGCGCTCGATTTCGAGCGTCGGGTTTTCTGGCTGGCGCAAGCCCAGGAATGGGAACAGCGCGCGCTCGACGAAATCGCCACTCACTTTCGCGAGTGCAATGCGGCCCACGTGGAGCTTACGCGAAACTGAATTTGGCCGCGAGCCCGAGACTTACTGATAAGTCGCAACGATGTCGGAAACCGCGCGCTCGAGCTGCTGCGCGGTGGCGCATTGCCGTACTACGCTGCAAAAGGTCGCATAACGCGGCATCTCGGAATCACCAAAGCCCCAGGCCAGCCGTCCTTCGGGGTTGAGCCAGACCAGCCGCTTCGAACGTTCGGAGATGCGCCGCAGGATGTCGGCGCGCGGATCGAGATTGTTGCTGCGGGCATCGCCCAGCACGATCACCGTGGTCTGCGGCGTCAGCGTGCTCATGAAGTCCTTCTCGAAGTCCACCAGCGAGGAGCCGTAGTCGGACGAGCCGAAGCCGACCTTGGACATGATCTCGGCCATTGCCTCCTCGGGCGATTTCTTCTCCAGGATCTCGCTGACATCGATCAGATGGGATGAGAACGCGAACGAGCTGACGTCGTCCACGACCTCATGCAGCGAGTGGATCAGGAGCAGGAAGAAGTCGGAGACCTGCGCCACCGAGCCGGAGACGTCACACAGTGCGACGATCTTCGGCCGGTCGCGGTGTTTGCGCTTCCATGCGGTGAGGAAGGGTATGCCACCCCAGGCGGCATTGCGGCGCAGTGTGCGTCGGACGTCGAGATGACCGCGGCGTTGGCGCTTGCGCGGCTTCGAATAGCGCTCGCGCAGGCGGCGCGCGATCTGGCGGATGAGTGCCCGCATCTCCGCGACCTGACGCCGTTCGATACGTGCGAGCGGCGCATTGCGCAGGATCTCGTTGCGGAGGTTTTCAGCCTCTTCGCGGGCGTACAGCGCAAGCCCCTGCGAGACGGTATCACGCACGGCCTCGCGCAGGGCGTCGAGTGCGGCGCGCAGGCGCTCGGCCAGCGCCGGGTTCGTCGCGGTCAAATCGTCGAGATCATCGCGCAGGCGCTGGAGGCCCATGGCATCGAGGATTCGGCTGGAGAAGATGCCGCGCTGGGTCGAATAGCGAATGTCCGAGAGCGAGGCTGCACCAGACGCGCTGGCGATCGCGGCAGAGATCGCATTGCGATCCTGCGACAGCAGCATCTGTGC
The genomic region above belongs to Bradyrhizobium sp. CCBAU 53338 and contains:
- a CDS encoding VWA domain-containing protein, which encodes MRENLHRFFRAARGAGVHVSPAESIDAMRAVAQVGLTDRAILRDALLLTLAKSQDEKLALGDCFDLFFSQPEPRRDQPEANDNDEASQDTDPSPSSGSASEAGGGQPQQGLGPLAQMLLSQDRNAISAAIASASGAASLSDIRYSTQRGIFSSRILDAMGLQRLRDDLDDLTATNPALAERLRAALDALREAVRDTVSQGLALYAREEAENLRNEILRNAPLARIERRQVAEMRALIRQIARRLRERYSKPRKRQRRGHLDVRRTLRRNAAWGGIPFLTAWKRKHRDRPKIVALCDVSGSVAQVSDFFLLLIHSLHEVVDDVSSFAFSSHLIDVSEILEKKSPEEAMAEIMSKVGFGSSDYGSSLVDFEKDFMSTLTPQTTVIVLGDARSNNLDPRADILRRISERSKRLVWLNPEGRLAWGFGDSEMPRYATFCSVVRQCATAQQLERAVSDIVATYQ